A genomic stretch from Candidatus Hydrogenisulfobacillus filiaventi includes:
- a CDS encoding conserved protein of unknown function (Evidence 4 : Unknown function but conserved in other organisms) produces the protein MNDLVARQQALLEQQNRLIQSQLALMVQHLKAAGLTPEAQAQLGTDLRDLARQLRDQQQSLQEFLNALGTGVGAVPAAAAPAPGGGSFWDTLLQGLELGAGIQLGEDIIDDIFGGF, from the coding sequence ATGAACGACCTCGTGGCACGGCAACAGGCGCTGCTCGAACAGCAGAACCGTCTCATCCAGAGCCAGCTGGCCCTGATGGTGCAGCACTTGAAGGCGGCCGGGCTGACGCCGGAGGCCCAGGCCCAGCTGGGCACGGACCTGCGGGACCTGGCGCGCCAGCTGCGGGACCAGCAGCAGAGCCTGCAGGAGTTCCTCAACGCCCTCGGCACCGGCGTGGGGGCGGTTCCGGCCGCGGCGGCGCCGGCCCCGGGCGGCGGCAGCTTCTGGGACACCCTCCTGCAGGGCCTTGAGCTAGGGGCCGGCATCCAGCTGGGGGAGGACATCATCGACGACATCTTCGGGGGCTTCTAG